The following are from one region of the Streptomyces fradiae genome:
- a CDS encoding ABC transporter permease — protein MARMAARRALAAVPVLLGVTLAVFAVAAASPFDPVKAYAGTAGLTASQENLDQLRANLGADRPWYTRWWEWLGHALRGDLGDSGVMRQPVADVVAERIGWSALLAGTAFLVAILLGTLLGVLAARRRGGLLDRAVSSLAYTLEAAPAFWLGLLAVWFFALELGALPPGGLTDTAGDTVTAGQVATHLVLPALVLGLSQLPWFFLYVRQGVGDALDEDPVRGARARGLAERTVLTGHALRSGMLPMLTLVGSRIPELITGALLVETVFSWPGIAAATVQAAVSADFPLLAALTVLATAAVLLGNLLSDLLYGLADPRVGFDG, from the coding sequence ATGGCCCGGATGGCGGCACGGCGCGCGCTCGCCGCCGTCCCCGTCCTCCTCGGCGTCACCCTCGCGGTCTTCGCCGTCGCCGCCGCCTCCCCCTTCGACCCCGTGAAGGCCTACGCCGGCACCGCCGGACTCACCGCCTCGCAGGAGAACCTCGACCAGCTGCGCGCCAACCTCGGCGCCGACCGCCCCTGGTACACCCGCTGGTGGGAGTGGCTCGGCCACGCCCTGCGCGGCGACCTCGGCGACTCCGGCGTCATGCGCCAGCCGGTCGCCGACGTCGTCGCCGAACGCATCGGCTGGTCCGCGCTCCTCGCCGGCACGGCCTTCCTCGTCGCGATCCTGCTCGGCACCCTCCTCGGCGTCCTGGCCGCCCGCCGCCGCGGCGGCCTGCTCGACCGGGCCGTGTCCTCGCTCGCGTACACCCTGGAAGCCGCCCCCGCCTTCTGGCTCGGCCTCCTCGCCGTCTGGTTCTTCGCCCTCGAACTCGGCGCGCTGCCGCCCGGCGGCCTCACCGACACCGCGGGCGACACCGTCACCGCCGGACAGGTCGCCACCCACCTGGTGCTGCCGGCCCTCGTCCTCGGCCTCTCCCAACTGCCCTGGTTCTTCCTGTACGTACGCCAGGGCGTCGGCGACGCCCTCGACGAGGACCCGGTACGCGGCGCCCGCGCGCGCGGCCTCGCCGAACGCACCGTCCTCACCGGCCACGCCCTGCGCTCCGGAATGCTCCCCATGCTCACCCTCGTCGGCTCCCGGATCCCCGAACTCATCACCGGCGCCCTCCTCGTGGAGACCGTCTTCAGCTGGCCCGGCATCGCCGCCGCCACCGTGCAGGCCGCCGTCTCCGCCGACTTCCCGCTGCTCGCCGCGCTCACCGTGCTCGCCACCGCCGCCGTCCTGCTCGGCAACCTGCTCTCCGACCTCCTGTACGGGCTCGCCGACCCCAGGGTGGGCTTCGATGGCTGA
- a CDS encoding ABC transporter permease codes for MADPRTRRLRLWSSALVTGTVVLAVLLVPPLVPLDQQAVDLGAKLLPPSWAHPFGTDDVGRDLLLRCVYGLRVSLLVGLVAALVATVIGTAVGATAGALGGRADRLLMRIVDAFSSVPHLLLGIFVVAMFRPGVWPVIVSVALTHWLSTARIVRSEVLSLRSRPFVDAAISGGATRWRIAVRHLLPAVLPQAGLAAVLMIPHAMWHESALSFLGLGLPSHQASLGNLVQTARSSLLTGHWWPTLFPGLLLIAPTLAVAGLAGVWRDRLNPRRRSELML; via the coding sequence ATGGCTGACCCCCGCACCCGGCGCCTCCGGCTCTGGAGCTCCGCCCTCGTCACCGGCACCGTCGTCCTCGCCGTCCTCCTGGTCCCGCCGCTCGTCCCCCTCGACCAGCAGGCCGTCGACCTCGGCGCCAAACTCCTCCCGCCCTCCTGGGCACACCCCTTCGGCACCGACGACGTCGGCCGCGACCTGCTGCTCCGCTGCGTCTACGGACTGCGCGTCTCGCTCCTCGTCGGACTGGTCGCCGCCCTCGTCGCCACCGTCATCGGCACCGCCGTCGGCGCGACGGCCGGCGCGCTCGGCGGCCGCGCCGACCGCCTCCTCATGCGGATCGTCGACGCCTTCTCCTCCGTGCCGCACCTGCTGCTCGGGATCTTCGTCGTGGCCATGTTCCGACCCGGGGTCTGGCCGGTGATCGTCTCCGTGGCCCTCACCCACTGGCTCTCCACCGCCCGCATCGTCCGCTCCGAGGTGCTGTCCCTGCGCTCCCGGCCGTTCGTCGACGCGGCGATCTCCGGCGGCGCCACCCGATGGCGGATCGCCGTCCGCCATCTGCTCCCCGCCGTCCTCCCGCAGGCCGGCCTCGCCGCCGTGCTGATGATCCCGCACGCCATGTGGCACGAGTCCGCCCTGTCCTTCCTCGGCCTGGGCCTCCCCAGCCACCAGGCCAGCCTCGGCAACCTCGTCCAGACCGCCCGCTCCTCTCTCCTCACCGGCCACTGGTGGCCCACCCTCTTCCCCGGCCTCCTCCTCATCGCCCCC